The bacterium DNA segment CTGACACCGTTCTTTCGGAGCACGTCGGCGATGCGGCGGCGGAGGTATTTGACGTAGCCGGCCACGTCGTTCTGACCCTGCTGGCTCTGCGGATCGAGTTTTCGGGCAAGCGCGTCTCCGCTGTAGGCGGTGCGTTTCCCCTGGGGGTCTTTCTTCGCCAGGAGGCGCAGCGTGTGCCAACTCCCGCGCGCCTTGGCCGTGAGAATGGCGTAGCCGAGCAGGTCCACGCGATCCTCGCGGAAAACGAGCTTGCCCCCCTGGAACGGCGTCAGTTTCTCCGGCTCCATGGGCCGCTTGATGGGTGCAGGCGCCGTTCTCACCTTGGCGAGCACTGGGCAGTGCGCCGGAGCATGGCTGCATCCGCGCTCCAGAGCCTTCTTGATCACATCAGGAAGGGTCCGCCCGCCGCCTGCAGGTCCGAAGGGCTTGCAGATGTAGTCATCCGCCCCTTTCTGCATCATCTCCACCGCCAAGTCCGGCCCGTTCCTGCCGTGACATGTCATGATGACCACCTGTGTAGCACACCCGTCTTCAGGCCACCGTCGAATCTCCTCCAGCAGGTTGATGCCGTGCGTCAGTTCGGCCATGCGCTTGGGTTTGACGGGAATCTCCAAGTCCAGAAGGATGTAGCAATACTTGTTGGCCGATAAGAGATCTCGCGCCTCGGTCTGGTTCGCAGCCCGATCGTAGACGTGGCCCAGCGATTCCAGGTGGTCGTGGACGAGTTCGACGATCTTGTCGTCGTCCTCCACAATCAAAGCTCGGTGCTTGAGCGGTTTCATTCTTCAAGTCGATCCTGCTGCGTCAAGGGCAGCGTGACGGTGACGGTCGTGCCCTGGTCTTCCACGCTCTCTATCGTGATCGAGCCGCCGTGCGCCTGAACGATCTTCTTGGCGATCGGCAAGCCGAACCCGGTGCCGCCCTGGTTCTTTTTGCTGGTCTTGAACGGGATGAAGGCGTCCCGCTTCTCTGCCGGCGACATCCCGACGCCGTTG contains these protein-coding regions:
- a CDS encoding response regulator; protein product: MKPLKHRALIVEDDDKIVELVHDHLESLGHVYDRAANQTEARDLLSANKYCYILLDLEIPVKPKRMAELTHGINLLEEIRRWPEDGCATQVVIMTCHGRNGPDLAVEMMQKGADDYICKPFGPAGGGRTLPDVIKKALERGCSHAPAHCPVLAKVRTAPAPIKRPMEPEKLTPFQGGKLVFREDRVDLLGYAILTAKARGSWHTLRLLAKKDPQGKRTAYSGDALARKLDPQSQQGQNDVAGYVKYLRRRIADVLRKNGVSCSDQDVIESGGPGYRLNSWIDVEGLDS